The following proteins come from a genomic window of Malus domestica chromosome 02, GDT2T_hap1:
- the LOC103418251 gene encoding amino acid transporter AVT3B-like, with the protein MVVFDKEAGSSTNTLPPFPREDTPLLSKPSKLSSQPKTFANVFIAIVGSGVLGLPYTFKKTGWVFGSLMLFSVAFLTYHCMMLLIHTRRKLESLHGGGLSKIASFGDLGFAVCGPVGRFSVDVMIVLAQAGFCVSYLIFISNTLAFVFNYSGPDRILGLTPKSIYLWGCFPFQLGLNSIPTLTHLAPLSIFADVVDLGAMGVVMVVDVMIFLQNKPALQAFGGFSVFFYGLGVAVYAFEGIGMILPLESEAKNKENFGKVLALSMAFIALIYGSFGILGYFAFGEETKDIITTNFGQGVVSTLVQLGLCINLFFTLPLMMNPVFEVVERRFCGSTYSLWLRWLTVFGVSLVALLVPNFADFLSLVGSSVCVALGFVLPALFHLMVFRDELSWFGSVLDGCIVVLGVVIGVSGTWSSVAEIIAPKARFG; encoded by the coding sequence ATGGTGGTGTTTGACAAAGAAGCCGGCTCCTCCACCAACACCCTCCCGCCCTTCCCCCGGGAAGATACTCCTCTCCTCTCCAAACCCAGCAAGCTCTCCTCCCAACCCAAGACCTTCGCCAACGTCTTCATCGCCATCGTCGGCTCCGGCGTGCTGGGTCTACCCTACACCTTCAAGAAAACCGGCTGGGTCTTCGGCTCCCTCATGCTCTTCTCCGTCGCCTTCCTCACCTACCACTGTATGATGCTCCTAATCCACACCCGCCGCAAGCTCGAATCCCTCCACGGCGGCGGCCTCTCAAAGATCGCGTCTTTCGGCGACCTGGGCTTCGCCGTCTGCGGCCCAGTCGGCCGGTTCTCCGTCGACGTCATGATCGTCCTCGCCCAGGCCGGGTTCTGCGTCAGCTACCTAATCTTCATATCAAACACTTTAGCCTTTGTTTTCAATTACTCCGGCCCGGACCGGATTCTTGGTCTGACCCCCAAATCAATCTACCTCTGGGGATGTTTCCCATTCCAGCTGGGTCTGAATTCGATTCCAACCCTGACCCATCTCGCCCCTCTGAGCATTTTCGCTGACGTCGTCGACCTCGGCGCCATGGGAGTTGTAATGGTGGTAGACGTCATGATCTTCCTCCAAAACAAACCCGCTCTGCAGGCGTTCGGCGGCTTCTCCGTCTTCTTCTACGGCCTCGGCGTGGCGGTTTATGCCTTCGAGGGGATCGGAATGATCCTCCCCCTTGAATCCGAagccaaaaacaaagaaaacttcGGGAAAGTCCTGGCCTTGAGCATGGCATTCATAGCTCTGATCTACGGATCATTCGGAATTCTGGGTTACTTCGCATTCGGGGAAGAAACCAAAGACATAATCACAACCAATTTCGGGCAGGGCGTTGTGAGCACACTGGTGCAGCTGGGTCTGTGCATAAACCTGTTCTTCACTCTCCCGTTGATGATGAACCCGGTTTTCGAGGTCGTGGAGCGGCGGTTCTGCGGCTCCACCTACTCCCTGTGGCTGCGGTGGCTGACGGTTTTTGGGGTGAGCCTGGTGGCGCTGCTGGTGCCGAATTTCGCAGATTTCTTGTCGCTGGTGGGGAGCAGTGTGTGTGTGGCGCTGGGGTTTGTGCTGCCTGCTCTGTTTCATCTGATGGTGTTTAGGGATGAGCTGAGTTGGTTTGGGAGTGTTTTGGATGGGTGCATTGTGGTATTGGGTGTGGTGATTGGG